The following coding sequences are from one Eucalyptus grandis isolate ANBG69807.140 chromosome 11, ASM1654582v1, whole genome shotgun sequence window:
- the LOC104440181 gene encoding putative transcription factor bHLH041 isoform X2, translating into MHATSVHPLSLHPSTSSPSAPPSHLMDSAFLLDGDARSNVLHLIAQSFGCRYICLWSYLTPTSCLCYLDGLFQEAAAASGGNDDNVQPRRLFDEYRQSLFILHPNSHTQVPGLAFRNSNPYIELREEDLSRLASNSCQREFYQEASIKIAVFMGCSSGEIELGFSNIPQVDIQTQMMNLFPEDFSRQMAMRELARATEPNTTPMTNPPSSSSSSLRSLSMDSPEYSSLLFNIPTTTSSFINPELALRDPSIAETITTQSMPIMTTTDTPGTSTTGASSHPLQAMHEYARSLGNIQFPIVPESEHAAMTRAFLAVLSSPSSSSSSSQLQQQQTNVENPRPTAFRRYSPGLPRPQIKHGPQKHSMLKRSIAYCRSMNLMRIRERLQVGSRQPSTTQLHHMMSERKRREKLNESFLALRSLLPPGTKKDKASLLATTREHLGSLKEQVEDLRRKNTVLQAQLLPPKEPTSSGSPGDGSRVEVQTRTVSESTSQDRTVDLQVTVRGDCPAMSLVIRILEFLRQVRNVSLMSMDADTQVHESNIVNRVNLRLNVEGGEWDEPGFQEAVRRVVADLAQ; encoded by the exons ATGCATGCAACATCAGTCCACCCTCTCTCGCTCCATCCCTCCACTTCATCGCCATCGGCTCCGCCTTCTCATCTCATGGACTCGGCGTTCCTCCTTGACGGCGATGCCCGCTCCAACGTCCTCCACCTCATCGCCCAGTCGTTCGGTTGCAGATACATCTGTCTCTGGTCTTACTTAACTCCGACAAG CTGTTTGTGCTACTTGGATGGTCTCTTCCAGGAAGCTGCCGCCGCAAGTGGCGGTAACGATGACAACGTTCAACCCAGGCGACTTTTTGATGAATATAGGCAGTCCTTGTTCATCCTTCATCCGAACAG CCACACCCAAGTCCCGGGATTGGCCTTCAGGAACAGCAACCCCTACATTGAATTGAGAGAGGAAGACCTTTCGAGATTGGCCTCCAACTCCTGTCAAAGAGAGTTCTATCAA GAAGCATCCATCAAG ATTGCAGTATTCATGGGATGCAGTAGCGGAGAGATTGAGCTAGGCTTCTCCAACATACCTCAG GTTGACATACAAACGCAGATGATGAACTTGTTCCCAGAGGATTTCTCAAGACAAATGGCGATGCGCGAATTGGCCCGAGCCACTGAACCAAACACTACCCCTATGACAAATCCTCCTTCGTCCTCCTCGTCCTCTCTAAGATCGCTTTCCATGGACAGCCCCGAATACTCGTCTCTTCTCTTCAACATACCCACCACCACCAGTTCCTTCATTAACCCAGAATTAGCCCTCAGAGACCCTTCAATTGCAGAGACTATTACCACACAGTCGATGCCAATTATGACTACCACGGATACTCCTGGTACTAGTACAACTGGTGCTAGTTCTCACCCGTTACAAGCGATGCACGAATATGCGAGATCACTCGGGAACATTCAGTTCCCGATTGTCCCTGAGAGCGAACACGCTGCTATGACGCGAGCCTTCCTCGCAGTTCTATCATcgccttcttcatcttcttcctcgtcgcAACTACAGCAACAACAGACAAATGTCGAAAACCCAAGACCAACCGCGTTCAGGAGGTATTCGCCAGGGCTTCCAAGACCGCAGATCAAGCACGGCCCTCAGAAGCACAGCATGCTCAAGCGGTCAATCGCATACTGCCGGAGCATGAACTTGATGCGGATCCGCGAGCGATTGCAAGTCGGGAGCCGACAGCCGTCGACCACTCAGCTCCACCACATGATGTCGGAGAGGAAGCGGCGTGAGAAGCTCAACGAGAGCTTCCTCGCATTGAGATCACTTCTTCCTCCTGGAACCAAG AAAGACAAAGCATCCTTGCTCGCGACCACGAGGGAGCACCTCGGCTCGTTGAAGGAACAAGTCGAGGATCTCCGGCGAAAGAACACGGTCCTCCAAGCCCAACTCTTGCCACCGAAGGAACCCACGAGCAGCGGCTCGCCAGGCGACGGCTCCAGGGTCGAGGTCCAGACGAGAACCGTCTCAGAGTCCACGTCGCAGGACCGGACCGTGGATCTGCAAGTGACCGTGCGGGGAGACTGTCCGGCGATGAGCTTGGTGATTCGAATCCTCGAGTTCTTGAGGCAAGTGAGGAACGTGAGCTTGATGTCCATGGATGCCGACACCCAAGTGCACGAATCGAACATCGTCAATCGGGTCAACCTAAGACTAAACGTCGAG GGAGGCGAATGGGACGAGCCGGGCTTCCAGGAAGCAGTGAGGAGGGTGGTTGCTGACCTGGCACAATGA
- the LOC104440181 gene encoding putative transcription factor bHLH041 isoform X1 → MHATSVHPLSLHPSTSSPSAPPSHLMDSAFLLDGDARSNVLHLIAQSFGCRYICLWSYLTPTSCLCYLDGLFQEAAAASGGNDDNVQPRRLFDEYRQSLFILHPNSSHTQVPGLAFRNSNPYIELREEDLSRLASNSCQREFYQEASIKIAVFMGCSSGEIELGFSNIPQVDIQTQMMNLFPEDFSRQMAMRELARATEPNTTPMTNPPSSSSSSLRSLSMDSPEYSSLLFNIPTTTSSFINPELALRDPSIAETITTQSMPIMTTTDTPGTSTTGASSHPLQAMHEYARSLGNIQFPIVPESEHAAMTRAFLAVLSSPSSSSSSSQLQQQQTNVENPRPTAFRRYSPGLPRPQIKHGPQKHSMLKRSIAYCRSMNLMRIRERLQVGSRQPSTTQLHHMMSERKRREKLNESFLALRSLLPPGTKKDKASLLATTREHLGSLKEQVEDLRRKNTVLQAQLLPPKEPTSSGSPGDGSRVEVQTRTVSESTSQDRTVDLQVTVRGDCPAMSLVIRILEFLRQVRNVSLMSMDADTQVHESNIVNRVNLRLNVEGGEWDEPGFQEAVRRVVADLAQ, encoded by the exons ATGCATGCAACATCAGTCCACCCTCTCTCGCTCCATCCCTCCACTTCATCGCCATCGGCTCCGCCTTCTCATCTCATGGACTCGGCGTTCCTCCTTGACGGCGATGCCCGCTCCAACGTCCTCCACCTCATCGCCCAGTCGTTCGGTTGCAGATACATCTGTCTCTGGTCTTACTTAACTCCGACAAG CTGTTTGTGCTACTTGGATGGTCTCTTCCAGGAAGCTGCCGCCGCAAGTGGCGGTAACGATGACAACGTTCAACCCAGGCGACTTTTTGATGAATATAGGCAGTCCTTGTTCATCCTTCATCCGAACAG CAGCCACACCCAAGTCCCGGGATTGGCCTTCAGGAACAGCAACCCCTACATTGAATTGAGAGAGGAAGACCTTTCGAGATTGGCCTCCAACTCCTGTCAAAGAGAGTTCTATCAA GAAGCATCCATCAAG ATTGCAGTATTCATGGGATGCAGTAGCGGAGAGATTGAGCTAGGCTTCTCCAACATACCTCAG GTTGACATACAAACGCAGATGATGAACTTGTTCCCAGAGGATTTCTCAAGACAAATGGCGATGCGCGAATTGGCCCGAGCCACTGAACCAAACACTACCCCTATGACAAATCCTCCTTCGTCCTCCTCGTCCTCTCTAAGATCGCTTTCCATGGACAGCCCCGAATACTCGTCTCTTCTCTTCAACATACCCACCACCACCAGTTCCTTCATTAACCCAGAATTAGCCCTCAGAGACCCTTCAATTGCAGAGACTATTACCACACAGTCGATGCCAATTATGACTACCACGGATACTCCTGGTACTAGTACAACTGGTGCTAGTTCTCACCCGTTACAAGCGATGCACGAATATGCGAGATCACTCGGGAACATTCAGTTCCCGATTGTCCCTGAGAGCGAACACGCTGCTATGACGCGAGCCTTCCTCGCAGTTCTATCATcgccttcttcatcttcttcctcgtcgcAACTACAGCAACAACAGACAAATGTCGAAAACCCAAGACCAACCGCGTTCAGGAGGTATTCGCCAGGGCTTCCAAGACCGCAGATCAAGCACGGCCCTCAGAAGCACAGCATGCTCAAGCGGTCAATCGCATACTGCCGGAGCATGAACTTGATGCGGATCCGCGAGCGATTGCAAGTCGGGAGCCGACAGCCGTCGACCACTCAGCTCCACCACATGATGTCGGAGAGGAAGCGGCGTGAGAAGCTCAACGAGAGCTTCCTCGCATTGAGATCACTTCTTCCTCCTGGAACCAAG AAAGACAAAGCATCCTTGCTCGCGACCACGAGGGAGCACCTCGGCTCGTTGAAGGAACAAGTCGAGGATCTCCGGCGAAAGAACACGGTCCTCCAAGCCCAACTCTTGCCACCGAAGGAACCCACGAGCAGCGGCTCGCCAGGCGACGGCTCCAGGGTCGAGGTCCAGACGAGAACCGTCTCAGAGTCCACGTCGCAGGACCGGACCGTGGATCTGCAAGTGACCGTGCGGGGAGACTGTCCGGCGATGAGCTTGGTGATTCGAATCCTCGAGTTCTTGAGGCAAGTGAGGAACGTGAGCTTGATGTCCATGGATGCCGACACCCAAGTGCACGAATCGAACATCGTCAATCGGGTCAACCTAAGACTAAACGTCGAG GGAGGCGAATGGGACGAGCCGGGCTTCCAGGAAGCAGTGAGGAGGGTGGTTGCTGACCTGGCACAATGA